GTTATGCCCATAAAATTGCAAGAAACAGAACCTGCTGCAAATTCATATCCAGAAATTGGAAGTCCTTAACCCTGGAATTTTATTTCTCCATGTGATTGCTATTCAAATCTCATGCATTCACAGAGTTAGATCCTTGTGACCTCATCTTCTTGACACGCAACCTTTCCATAAATGCTGGATTAGCTCTGAGTCTGTCCTTCACATAAGAAGTTCGAGCATCCTCCGCCATCTTGTTTGCTTTCCCAGCTTCCTCTATCAGGGAAAAGAGAGTCCTAAGGCAATCTTTTCGGTTTTCCTCTCGGTGTTCAAACCTGCaaaagatatcattttatagatatattttcaACTGCACACAATGCATAAGATGCTGCCACCAAGTTTATCTGGGAAGTATCATTATTGTTAAAGCTGCAGTAGGGCAGAGTGTCATTTTGTGAAGTattatattgtaaaaataaaaaaaaataaaaaaacaggcCAATCTTTCTCAAGGAAAGGACTCATTTGAACACAATACCAGAAAACTTGGCAACAGGAgcaaagtattttttttctcactaatTTCTCAAGGACTGACACTATCAatgtaaattttctttttaagaaaaaatgtgataatgTTAGTGAGTTATTGACTTTACCTCTCACTGGTGATAGTAAGCTCATCTTTCCCCGGATGATACCTTTTCCCAACTAGTTCTCTCAGCCGACGGAATTGATGTTTTGAAAGGCCGAGCTCTTTCACAGTGACAGACATTTTTACTTTTCTGTTTTTGGGATGCCAGGCATCACCACCAGGAGCAAAAACGGCCCGTGTTTGCCACCTCAGGATTGGCCCCTCCCCTGGTGGGTCCTCAATGTCCTTCTTCGTGTCTGGCTCTGCAGTTAAATCAAACTGTGGGGGACCCTCTGCGTCGACCTTTTTCATGTATTCAGATACTATCTCATCCTCAAACTTCTTAAACAGCTCATATGCTTGTTCAGGTTCAAGCTCCCCCCTTTCACACATATCCCCCAGCTCATTGAACTTCTCCTCCACATTTTTCTTGATATCATCtggcaaaaaaattataatttgagaaAAATCCAGACAATGCAAATACAAAGTAGATTAAGCAACTACCATgtcataaaaatttgaaacttagcaaaaatatattttcaaaaaaataagcaaatacTTTCATGCAATCACAAAATTAGACTTATAAACTTCTTGtcaaaagaaaatagtttaatGGGATATGACAAATATATAGATCATGGTGGAAAATAGTACAAGAGCATGATATG
This sequence is a window from Mangifera indica cultivar Alphonso chromosome 20, CATAS_Mindica_2.1, whole genome shotgun sequence. Protein-coding genes within it:
- the LOC123203935 gene encoding uncharacterized protein LOC123203935 isoform X2, with protein sequence MRIEKYFKGDEEALPAILEAILQRKLTGKHYETDDELVEELQMKPLDDVKDKEFESDFEELYETDEEIDDLYNARDYVMKKMVKDEYFNMDDKKWDEMISEAVQHGYMKDTRECEAILEDMLSWDKLLPDDIKKNVEEKFNELGDMCERGELEPEQAYELFKKFEDEIVSEYMKKVDAEGPPQFDLTAEPDTKKDIEDPPGEGPILRWQTRAVFAPGGDAWHPKNRKVKMSVTVKELGLSKHQFRRLRELVGKRYHPGKDELTITSERFEHREENRKDCLRTLFSLIEEAGKANKMAEDARTSYVKDRLRANPAFMERLRVKKMRSQGSNSVNA